CAACACGAGTAAAGAATTCGTCATTGTGAACATGGAATGGTGTAAAGGCCAGTCAAACATTTTTGACTGCGAGAACTCACAGCTGCTTGCCGGTCTCGTTAACGGCTCCACATTCATTGGAGCAGCTTTGGGTTCACTTTTAATCGGTATTTCTGGAAAAGCGCCAAGGAGAGTGATGCTTATGGTTGTAAATTGGCTGTTCATTATTGGATCAATATTATCAGCGTCAGCCATCAACTTTGGAATGTTGTTCACAGGCCGTCTTATATCAGGCGTGGGTGTGGGCCTCGATGCTCTTGTACCCTTGTTCTTGGTAGAAATATGCCACCCGAATGCCAGAAAGTACTTTAGTGTCATTTACCAACTGTTTATTACCTTCGGTCTTGTGCTATCAGCAGGTTGGCAGTTGATTCACGGTCGTGTTGTTACCAACACTGGCTTTGAACTGAGTCTTAAGGACAAGGTGATATGGCGTGGGTCCCAGCTCCTTCCGGCAATCACTTCTATCATAGCTCTCTTACTGATCCACTTCGTCTTCAAATTCAACACTCCGTATGAGCTGATTGAAAAAGGGAAAACAGCTGAGGCTCGTGAGGTTATTGAGAAGTTACATGGCGCAGAGGCAGTTGACGAGGTGTATGACGAGTTTGATCGCGACAgtgaaaaaacaaagtcAACTCCAAACCTTTCCCTCCTAAAAGCGTTCAAAAACCCAATTTACAGAAAGATTATACTGCACACCTTCGTGTTGGCAGCCATTCAGCAGTTGGTTGGAATTTCTGTTTTAACATCCAATATTACAAAGATGTTCATGCAAATGATGGGAAGATCAATGAACTCCACATTGGCATCCTCTGGAATGTTCTTAGTCAATTTTGTAGCCACAGTAATATTAACTTTTGTGATTGGAAAGTATGGAAGAAAAACATTTTTGGTTTGGGGTATTGGTTTTTCTACAGTCTTCATGGCTCTGGCCTCGTTCAGTAAGCCTATTGGCAAAGACGCAAAGTGGGTACCCATAGTGTCAATCATTGGTTCATTCGGTTTCATCATTGGTTTTGCAGTCGGTTTAGGAGGAATAACATGGGTGTACTTATCCGAAGTGTACCCACCAGAGACTAAAAACGGTGCTATGAGTGTCGCAGTGTTTATCAACTGGGTATGCGCAGCAGCAACAGTGTTCGGTTCCGAATTTCTCATATCCTACTCCGAAGTACTCGTGAACACAATATTGTTCGCATTCTCACTCTTTGGGTTTATGTACATAATGATATTCATAAGAGAGACCAAGGGAGTACCACTAGGAAAAGCATACGATCCATTGGTTGAGGAGGAGGTAGTAAATGAGGAATAAGAGGTCTAAAGAGTGTACAAGTTTAAAGATCTGTACTATAGTTCAGGAATTGTGAAATAGATTTGAAGAATGTAGAATGTGTTAAGGGTCAACATTATAGTTCAAGAATTGTAGAAAAGATAATAATGCCAAATGACTaaccaaaaataaatgaagttATGTTTAGTAGAATCCCTGGAAAACAAACACGTTTTAAGGGTCACTAAATgagaaaaaatacaatGGAAGGTACTCTGTacgaaaaataaattcaatgtagttttatatgtgaaaatatgtgtatatgtagCACACtagtttaaaatgtgtaactgGATTCCATTTTAATTGTGGTGCTTTATTCAGGAGTATTGAAATCCTTCGGAccataatataaaatatcgCTCTTATACCTCAATTCAGtctttacttttatattACTAGCCTTTAacaattaatattatcatatttccttttttttattacaatcAAGTTACAATTAATCCAACTTTTACgattatatatgtatattatcccagttacaaattaaaattgtattaaaaCTCACATATAAACTTCACATAACATTGGGGatctaaaataaatatttagattACCTCATTATAAATCTAAAATCATTAATATACACCGGCCCACTTTCTTAAAAttagatataaaa
The sequence above is a segment of the Theileria orientalis strain Shintoku DNA, chromosome 3, complete genome genome. Coding sequences within it:
- a CDS encoding hexose transporter, with the protein product MAVKSNQSLIFGATIGALGALAFGLTVANINTSKEFVIVNMEWCKGQSNIFDCENSQLLAGLVNGSTFIGAALGSLLIGISGKAPRRVMLMVVNWLFIIGSILSASAINFGMLFTGRLISGVGVGLDALVPLFLVEICHPNARKYFSVIYQLFITFGLVLSAGWQLIHGRVVTNTGFELSLKDKVIWRGSQLLPAITSIIALLLIHFVFKFNTPYELIEKGKTAEAREVIEKLHGAEAVDEVYDEFDRDSEKTKSTPNLSLLKAFKNPIYRKIILHTFVLAAIQQLVGISVLTSNITKMFMQMMGRSMNSTLASSGMFLVNFVATVILTFVIGKYGRKTFLVWGIGFSTVFMALASFSKPIGKDAKWVPIVSIIGSFGFIIGFAVGLGGITWVYLSEVYPPETKNGAMSVAVFINWVCAAATVFGSEFLISYSEVLVNTILFAFSLFGFMYIMIFIRETKGVPLGKAYDPLVEEEFRNCEIDLKNVECVKGQHYSSRIVEKIIMPND